A window from Pyrococcus yayanosii CH1 encodes these proteins:
- a CDS encoding ParA family protein, whose product MAIIISIANQKGGVGKTTIALNLGHALARIGKKVLLVDIDPQFNLTFALIGMDVLKYEENNVGTLMTRESDVRETIVEVNENLHLLPSHLNLSAKEIEIINAYNRERRLERALRPVLPDYDYVIIDNPPSMGIFLVNSLTASDYVLIPLELSYFGVIGMQLMFNLMKMIREETNESLTLLGIVPNKFTRQTKVPQMRLRELRETYPDAPLLTTIPKAISLEKAQAEGLSIFDYEPDGRAARAFEKLAKEVVEIVEEG is encoded by the coding sequence ATGGCAATTATCATCAGCATTGCTAATCAGAAAGGGGGCGTAGGTAAAACAACGATCGCCTTGAACCTTGGCCATGCCCTTGCCCGCATCGGGAAGAAGGTCCTCTTGGTGGACATAGATCCTCAGTTTAACCTAACGTTTGCCCTGATAGGGATGGATGTTCTGAAGTATGAGGAGAACAACGTGGGAACCCTGATGACTAGGGAGAGCGACGTTCGTGAAACGATCGTAGAAGTCAACGAGAACCTTCACTTACTACCAAGTCATTTGAACCTCTCCGCCAAGGAGATTGAGATAATAAATGCCTACAATAGGGAGAGGAGACTTGAAAGGGCTTTACGTCCCGTTCTGCCCGACTACGATTATGTCATCATAGACAACCCACCCAGTATGGGCATATTCCTCGTGAACTCTCTCACGGCCTCCGACTACGTTCTAATCCCGCTGGAGCTTAGCTACTTCGGCGTCATAGGAATGCAGCTCATGTTTAACCTCATGAAGATGATAAGGGAAGAAACCAACGAGTCCCTGACTCTTCTCGGCATAGTTCCCAACAAGTTCACCCGCCAGACGAAGGTCCCCCAGATGAGGCTGAGGGAGCTCAGGGAGACGTACCCCGACGCTCCCCTCCTGACGACCATACCTAAGGCAATATCTCTGGAAAAGGCTCAGGCTGAGGGCCTGAGTATCTTTGACTACGAGCCGGACGGGAGGGCCGCTAGGGCCTTTGAAAAGCTTGCCAAAGAGGTGGTAGAGATTGTCGAGGAAGGATGA
- the pyrF gene encoding orotidine-5'-phosphate decarboxylase: MIVLALDVYERERALRIAEDVREYISMIKVNWPLILGSGIGIIRELKERTGLPMIADLKLADIPNTNRLVAKKVFEAGADYIIVHGFVGRDSVRAIMELGEIIMVVEMSHPGAEEFIQPVADKLIEIANEIEPFGVIAPGTRPERVRYIRKMLKKGIKIFTPGIGAQGGSARKALEAGADYIIVGRRIYGAEDPRRAAEELYKEVRAWSSG; this comes from the coding sequence GTGATAGTGCTGGCCCTTGACGTCTACGAAAGGGAGAGAGCCCTCAGGATAGCTGAGGATGTAAGGGAGTACATATCCATGATAAAGGTCAACTGGCCGCTCATACTAGGCTCCGGAATAGGAATAATCAGGGAGCTCAAGGAGAGAACGGGCCTTCCTATGATAGCCGACCTTAAGCTGGCCGACATACCAAACACCAACAGGCTTGTGGCGAAAAAGGTCTTCGAGGCCGGAGCCGACTACATTATAGTGCACGGGTTCGTCGGGAGAGACAGCGTCAGAGCCATTATGGAGCTCGGCGAGATAATAATGGTCGTCGAGATGAGCCACCCGGGGGCAGAGGAGTTCATTCAACCGGTTGCCGACAAGCTCATCGAAATTGCTAACGAGATTGAGCCCTTTGGCGTCATAGCCCCCGGAACAAGGCCTGAGAGGGTAAGATACATACGGAAGATGTTGAAGAAAGGAATAAAGATATTTACACCCGGAATAGGAGCTCAGGGAGGAAGCGCCCGCAAGGCCCTCGAGGCTGGGGCCGATTACATAATCGTGGGGAGAAGGATATACGGGGCTGAGGACCCAAGGAGAGCTGCCGAGGAGCTCTACAAGGAGGTGAGAGCATGGAGCTCAGGGTGA
- a CDS encoding DUF4129 domain-containing protein, which translates to MHQGKARLTATFFCLILLMAFLPSGTARIGTTRIEDLMTALAVLLLALYVFLTVFLVILLLSWRDISAKEEAYDGFLRRFLTMLAPLVASVILYFFVLPRLPAPLSNTSASQETILGPVEAPSIVPLRPVETRAGGEAGSYYAYGLAALGILAMGLALLTLVRELVKIGRKRAVKRSLQAFDSRLEEEGLDLFSNPRDAVIELYKKAVLWLEVLGNPYKESWTHWEHAARVSYRRQAYVTLAKLFEKAKYAPERITREDAKRAYELYMAIRGEENEIH; encoded by the coding sequence ATGCACCAGGGAAAGGCAAGGCTCACGGCCACTTTCTTTTGTCTCATACTCCTCATGGCCTTCCTGCCCTCGGGTACCGCCAGGATAGGCACGACGAGGATTGAGGATCTAATGACTGCCCTCGCGGTTCTTCTGCTCGCCCTCTACGTCTTCTTAACAGTCTTTCTGGTAATCCTGCTTCTGTCTTGGCGGGACATCTCGGCAAAGGAAGAAGCCTATGACGGGTTCCTCAGAAGATTCCTGACCATGCTTGCCCCTCTTGTGGCGTCTGTAATCTTATACTTCTTCGTGCTTCCGCGCCTTCCAGCTCCCCTTTCAAACACCTCAGCCAGTCAGGAGACCATTCTGGGCCCTGTTGAGGCTCCTTCTATCGTCCCCCTTCGGCCTGTGGAGACAAGGGCGGGTGGAGAGGCCGGTAGCTACTATGCCTACGGCCTCGCGGCCCTTGGGATACTTGCCATGGGTTTAGCTCTGCTCACGCTGGTGAGGGAGCTGGTAAAGATCGGCAGGAAGAGGGCTGTCAAGAGATCCCTCCAGGCCTTCGACTCGAGACTCGAAGAGGAGGGCCTCGATCTTTTCTCAAACCCAAGGGATGCCGTGATAGAGCTCTACAAAAAGGCGGTCCTCTGGCTGGAGGTTCTCGGCAACCCCTACAAGGAGAGCTGGACTCACTGGGAGCACGCCGCTAGGGTGAGCTACCGTAGGCAGGCTTATGTGACCTTAGCTAAGCTCTTCGAGAAAGCGAAGTACGCGCCGGAGAGAATCACCAGGGAGGACGCCAAAAGGGCCTATGAGCTTTACATGGCTATAAGGGGGGAGGAGAATGAGATTCACTAG
- a CDS encoding aminotransferase class I/II-fold pyridoxal phosphate-dependent enzyme, translated as MRYRKKYFIAGRMGLIQRSKIRELFEKAAKIENVISLGIGEPDFDTPKNIKEAAKKALDEGWTHYTPNAGIPELREAIGEYYKKFYDIEVPPENVIVTAGAYEATYIAFETLLEQGDEVIIPDPAFVSYIEDAKLAEAKPVRLPLREENGFQPDPDELLELVTKRTRMIVLNYPNNPTGAVLDKEVAKAIADIAVDYNLYILSDEPYEHFLYDGAKHHPMLKFAPENTILVNSFSKTFAMTGWRLGFAIAPEQIIRDMIKLHAYVIGNVASFVQVAGIAALREEESWKAVEVMRNEYNERRKLVLKRLKEMPHIEVPEPKGAFYIFANISKTGMGSEEFSEWLLEKARVVVIPGTAFGKQGEGYVRISYATSREKLIEAMDRMEKALEEL; from the coding sequence ATGCGCTACAGGAAGAAGTACTTTATCGCTGGCAGAATGGGTTTGATACAGCGTTCAAAGATTAGAGAGCTCTTTGAAAAGGCTGCGAAGATTGAAAACGTAATATCCCTAGGGATTGGCGAGCCGGATTTCGATACTCCCAAGAACATAAAGGAGGCCGCCAAGAAGGCCCTCGATGAGGGCTGGACTCATTACACTCCCAACGCGGGCATCCCCGAGCTCAGGGAGGCCATCGGCGAGTACTACAAGAAGTTCTACGACATTGAAGTGCCCCCCGAGAACGTGATAGTGACTGCGGGAGCCTATGAGGCCACATATATCGCCTTCGAGACCCTCCTCGAGCAGGGGGACGAGGTTATCATCCCCGACCCAGCCTTTGTGAGCTACATTGAGGATGCCAAGCTTGCGGAGGCTAAGCCTGTAAGGCTCCCCCTAAGAGAGGAAAACGGCTTCCAGCCGGATCCCGATGAGCTTCTTGAGCTGGTTACGAAGAGGACAAGAATGATAGTCCTAAACTATCCCAACAATCCAACAGGTGCCGTCCTCGATAAGGAGGTTGCTAAGGCCATAGCCGACATAGCAGTTGACTACAACCTCTACATCCTCAGTGACGAGCCCTACGAACACTTCCTATATGATGGGGCTAAGCATCACCCAATGCTCAAGTTCGCCCCCGAGAACACAATACTCGTTAATAGCTTCTCCAAGACCTTCGCCATGACAGGCTGGCGTCTCGGCTTTGCAATAGCTCCCGAGCAGATCATAAGGGATATGATAAAGCTCCACGCTTATGTAATAGGGAACGTGGCATCCTTTGTTCAGGTGGCCGGTATCGCCGCCCTCAGGGAGGAAGAGAGCTGGAAAGCCGTTGAGGTCATGAGGAATGAATACAACGAGAGGAGAAAGCTAGTACTCAAGCGGCTCAAAGAGATGCCGCACATCGAGGTTCCGGAGCCCAAGGGAGCGTTCTATATCTTCGCGAACATTTCGAAGACCGGTATGGGCAGCGAGGAGTTTAGTGAGTGGCTTCTTGAGAAGGCGAGGGTGGTCGTAATCCCAGGCACGGCCTTCGGAAAGCAGGGCGAAGGCTACGTGAGGATAAGCTACGCTACAAGCAGGGAGAAGCTCATCGAGGCCATGGACAGGATGGAGAAGGCCCTGGAGGAGCTCTAG
- the ftsZ gene encoding cell division protein FtsZ has protein sequence MVFKLLEQAGINLDFDDGEKTKAGEYLGGLDDLIKIAIIGVGGSGNNTISRLYDLGVQGAELIAMNTDAQHLAQTKAHKKILLGKNITHGKGSGGDPRIGYMAAEASAQDIAEAVKDVDLVFITAGMGNGTGTGAAPVVARIVKETARNNGRFQEPLVVSVVTFPFKNEGTIRTEKAKAGIKLLLEYSDTVIIIQNDKLLELVPKLPINAAFRFADEIIARMVKGITETIKLPSMVNIDFADVYSVMKGGGPALIGIGESDSNNRAVDAVMNALNNKMLDVEFGSGDKALVHFTVGPDVSLGEINAAMNVVYERLGEKSEIKWGAMVDEDMGKTVRAMVIMTGVRSPQILGNVNALVDSTSIVMPSRREFLKDSKVDKIFGSIPDPRRERQLRSTPKELDYIFADFYEL, from the coding sequence ATGGTGTTTAAGTTGTTGGAGCAGGCAGGAATAAACTTGGACTTTGACGACGGAGAAAAAACAAAAGCTGGTGAATACCTTGGGGGACTTGATGATCTGATAAAGATAGCAATAATAGGCGTCGGTGGTTCTGGTAACAACACAATATCGAGGCTCTACGACCTCGGTGTCCAAGGGGCCGAGCTCATAGCCATGAATACGGATGCCCAGCATCTAGCCCAGACTAAGGCCCATAAGAAGATACTGCTCGGAAAGAACATAACACACGGGAAAGGTTCGGGTGGCGACCCGAGGATTGGTTACATGGCCGCCGAAGCCAGCGCCCAGGACATTGCCGAGGCCGTAAAGGACGTTGACCTAGTCTTCATAACGGCTGGAATGGGCAATGGAACCGGAACAGGTGCGGCTCCCGTGGTGGCGAGGATAGTCAAAGAGACCGCGAGGAATAACGGCCGCTTTCAAGAACCCCTAGTCGTGAGCGTCGTAACGTTCCCCTTCAAGAACGAAGGTACTATTAGGACGGAGAAGGCCAAGGCGGGTATAAAGCTTCTTCTCGAGTACTCCGACACAGTAATAATTATACAGAACGACAAGCTCCTCGAGTTAGTCCCAAAGCTTCCAATAAACGCCGCATTCCGCTTCGCCGATGAGATAATAGCAAGGATGGTTAAGGGGATAACCGAGACTATAAAGCTTCCCTCCATGGTCAACATAGACTTTGCTGACGTTTACAGTGTCATGAAAGGTGGCGGTCCAGCACTCATAGGCATCGGGGAGAGTGACTCCAATAACAGAGCCGTGGATGCCGTTATGAACGCCCTTAACAACAAAATGCTAGACGTGGAGTTTGGCAGTGGTGATAAGGCACTTGTTCACTTTACGGTTGGCCCAGACGTCAGCCTTGGCGAGATAAACGCTGCCATGAACGTCGTTTACGAGCGGCTCGGCGAGAAGAGCGAGATAAAGTGGGGTGCGATGGTGGACGAGGATATGGGCAAGACTGTGAGGGCCATGGTAATAATGACGGGTGTTAGGAGCCCGCAGATACTAGGAAACGTCAACGCCCTGGTGGACTCGACTTCAATAGTTATGCCGAGCAGGAGGGAGTTCCTGAAGGACTCCAAAGTCGATAAGATATTCGGTTCAATACCCGATCCAAGAAGGGAGCGTCAGCTTAGGTCCACTCCTAAGGAACTCGATTACATCTTCGCGGACTTCTACGAGCTCTAA
- a CDS encoding adenylyltransferase/cytidyltransferase family protein, which produces MGADRKVRVVVGGVFDILHVGHVHFLKMAKELGDELVVIVAHDETVKRRKGRPPINPAEDRAELLRAIRYVDDVVIGEPGEISPDLIKKLDPDIIALGPDQEFSCEELKKRLREHGIKAEVVRLPYLYKHDRAKTSKIIERIIETFCE; this is translated from the coding sequence ATGGGAGCTGACCGCAAGGTAAGGGTGGTCGTGGGTGGCGTCTTCGATATACTTCATGTAGGCCACGTCCACTTCCTCAAAATGGCGAAGGAGCTCGGAGATGAGCTGGTGGTGATAGTAGCCCATGACGAGACCGTCAAGAGAAGGAAAGGTCGACCACCCATAAATCCAGCGGAAGATAGAGCAGAGCTCCTTAGGGCCATACGTTACGTGGACGACGTCGTCATAGGAGAGCCGGGGGAGATCAGCCCCGACCTAATAAAAAAGCTTGATCCTGACATAATAGCCCTTGGGCCCGACCAAGAGTTCAGCTGTGAGGAGTTAAAGAAGAGACTCAGGGAGCACGGGATAAAGGCTGAGGTCGTGAGGCTACCCTATCTGTATAAACACGATAGGGCGAAGACGAGCAAGATAATCGAGCGGATAATCGAGACTTTCTGCGAGTGA
- a CDS encoding DUF58 domain-containing protein has protein sequence MRPTGKALQLLSVTWLSVLLSFLLLRWDMIYLTLPILTLFFVAVLFFKPIIDVKVERVLLRERVLEGEEVEITVRVRALARIPFLFIRDELPEGVELVEGSNSWVLSLAEGEEKVLRYRVRVRRGIHEFRGFYVAYRDPFGLFEEERFVDVYGEIVGVPRLEEVITPYSTRGTKVTVGPLPSPRVGEGVEFHAVREYQPGDPFKIINWKATARTGKIMANEFESERKVDVIFVVDATYKGEAVFDYLIRAAASLMLDSLNNGTSFGLLLSESVPLWIGVDYGKRHFFRCIDALSAAKPDKNNMIAYQVDHLARTRFPPRAQILYFSPLITEEGREALRILYLYGYRVVVISPNPCSLIEPRSREEELALKLLMLERKAVIRKLSAYGPIIDWDVRKPLKTAIAEVLR, from the coding sequence ATGAGGCCCACGGGAAAGGCCCTCCAGCTGCTCTCGGTCACCTGGCTCTCAGTCCTGCTTTCTTTCCTTCTCCTGAGATGGGATATGATCTACCTTACCCTCCCGATACTCACTCTCTTCTTCGTCGCCGTGCTCTTCTTCAAGCCCATCATAGACGTCAAGGTCGAGAGGGTTCTCCTAAGGGAGAGGGTCCTTGAAGGAGAAGAGGTTGAGATAACCGTCAGGGTGAGGGCCCTTGCCCGCATCCCCTTCCTCTTCATAAGGGACGAGCTGCCCGAGGGAGTCGAGCTCGTTGAGGGGAGCAACTCATGGGTCCTCTCGCTGGCGGAGGGTGAGGAGAAGGTCTTGAGGTATAGGGTGAGGGTTAGGAGAGGCATCCACGAGTTCAGGGGCTTTTACGTGGCATACCGGGACCCCTTTGGTCTCTTCGAGGAGGAAAGGTTCGTGGATGTTTACGGAGAGATTGTGGGTGTTCCGAGGCTCGAGGAGGTGATAACTCCCTATTCCACGAGGGGAACCAAGGTCACGGTCGGCCCCTTGCCCTCACCTCGCGTTGGTGAAGGCGTCGAGTTTCACGCTGTTAGGGAGTATCAGCCCGGCGATCCCTTCAAGATAATCAACTGGAAGGCCACGGCGAGAACTGGCAAGATAATGGCCAATGAGTTTGAGAGCGAGAGGAAGGTGGATGTAATATTTGTGGTCGACGCGACCTACAAGGGCGAAGCCGTCTTCGATTACCTTATACGGGCCGCCGCTTCACTCATGCTCGACTCCCTGAACAATGGCACAAGCTTCGGCCTTCTACTGTCCGAGAGTGTTCCCCTCTGGATAGGGGTTGACTACGGCAAGAGGCACTTTTTCAGGTGCATAGACGCTCTGAGCGCCGCGAAGCCCGATAAGAACAACATGATAGCCTACCAAGTTGACCATCTCGCGAGGACGAGGTTCCCGCCGAGGGCCCAAATCCTTTACTTCTCTCCCCTTATAACGGAGGAGGGTAGGGAGGCCCTCAGAATTCTCTACCTCTACGGCTACAGGGTTGTTGTGATAAGCCCCAACCCTTGCTCCCTCATAGAGCCGAGAAGTAGGGAGGAGGAGCTGGCTCTGAAGCTTCTGATGCTCGAGAGGAAAGCCGTAATCAGGAAGCTCTCGGCCTATGGCCCGATAATCGATTGGGACGTGAGGAAGCCCCTTAAGACGGCCATAGCGGAGGTGCTAAGATGA
- a CDS encoding RNA-binding protein: MELRVKHPLSKKEIKNILRELSRMFGEDIAGKLLKKKDDVVVAEFDKMTQILLVNGKPRFIKRGELIFPLVIALYELSDEEDLRRWPRRVVVDGGAVPHILNGADVMAPGIVDADEDIGEGDLVFVVEEEYGRPLAIGIALMDGKDMKERRKGKAVKVIHHARDRIWELTAR; this comes from the coding sequence ATGGAGCTCAGGGTGAAGCACCCTCTAAGCAAGAAGGAAATTAAAAACATATTGAGGGAGCTCTCGAGGATGTTCGGCGAGGATATCGCAGGGAAGCTGTTGAAGAAGAAGGACGATGTTGTGGTTGCAGAGTTTGACAAGATGACCCAGATACTCCTCGTAAACGGAAAGCCGAGATTCATAAAGAGGGGAGAACTTATATTCCCGCTCGTCATCGCTCTGTACGAGCTCTCGGATGAGGAGGATCTCAGGAGGTGGCCCAGAAGGGTCGTCGTCGACGGGGGAGCCGTCCCCCACATCCTCAACGGCGCGGACGTTATGGCTCCAGGAATAGTGGACGCCGATGAGGATATAGGGGAGGGAGACCTCGTCTTCGTCGTCGAGGAGGAATACGGACGGCCGCTCGCCATAGGGATAGCCCTCATGGACGGAAAGGACATGAAGGAGAGGAGAAAGGGCAAGGCCGTAAAGGTAATCCACCATGCGAGGGACAGGATATGGGAGCTGACCGCAAGGTAA
- a CDS encoding AAA family ATPase encodes MKVEEVYEKGQAVLKEVKRAIVGKDNVLRLILAAILADGHILIEDLPGLAKTLMAKSFARALGLEFKRVQFTPDLLPSDILGVSVFNQKTLEFEFRKGPVFTNLLLADEINRAPPKTQSALLEAMQERQVTIEGRTYELPRPFIVIATQNPIEQEGTYPLPEAQLDRFLVRLRVGYPTKDEEKEILRRRIEREREEVEIRPILTAKDVVEMQKAIEDVYVSDPVLEYITSLVWATREDKREIEVGASPRGSLALLKLSRAYAILDGRDYVIPDDVKAVAVPALSHRIILKRELWYTRVSQESIIEKLLEKVPVPKFE; translated from the coding sequence ATGAAGGTTGAGGAGGTTTATGAGAAGGGGCAGGCCGTGCTTAAGGAGGTAAAGAGGGCGATAGTAGGAAAGGATAATGTCCTCAGGCTAATCCTTGCGGCCATACTCGCTGACGGCCACATACTCATAGAGGATCTGCCCGGCCTTGCCAAAACGTTAATGGCAAAGAGCTTCGCGAGGGCTCTCGGCCTTGAGTTCAAGCGCGTCCAGTTCACGCCCGACCTCCTACCGAGCGACATTCTCGGCGTGAGCGTCTTCAACCAGAAAACGCTTGAGTTTGAGTTCAGAAAGGGCCCCGTGTTCACGAACCTTCTCCTCGCGGACGAGATAAATAGGGCGCCACCGAAGACGCAGAGTGCTTTGCTGGAGGCTATGCAGGAGAGGCAGGTGACGATAGAGGGCAGAACCTACGAGCTTCCCAGACCTTTCATAGTCATAGCCACTCAGAACCCGATAGAGCAGGAGGGAACGTACCCGCTACCGGAAGCCCAGCTTGACCGCTTCCTAGTTAGGCTTCGGGTGGGTTATCCAACAAAGGATGAAGAGAAGGAGATACTCCGGAGAAGAATTGAGAGGGAGCGGGAGGAAGTTGAAATAAGGCCGATCCTGACTGCTAAGGATGTCGTAGAGATGCAGAAGGCAATCGAAGACGTTTACGTTAGCGACCCCGTTCTCGAATACATAACGTCACTCGTGTGGGCCACGAGGGAGGACAAGCGGGAGATAGAGGTCGGAGCCTCGCCGAGGGGAAGCCTCGCCCTGCTCAAGCTCTCTAGGGCCTATGCCATCCTCGACGGCAGGGACTATGTCATTCCCGACGATGTAAAGGCCGTTGCCGTGCCAGCGCTGAGCCATAGGATAATCCTGAAGAGGGAGCTCTGGTACACGAGGGTCAGCCAGGAGAGCATAATAGAGAAGCTCCTCGAAAAGGTCCCAGTCCCCAAGTTTGAGTGA
- a CDS encoding TMEM165/GDT1 family protein — MKEILYVFIAIFLAELGDKTQLATIAFASKYGWWKAFLGAISGLTLVNLIGALIGEKLGDTLPTELVHKAAGILFIIFGILMLIGKL; from the coding sequence TTGAAGGAAATTCTCTACGTTTTTATTGCTATTTTCCTAGCTGAGCTTGGAGACAAGACACAACTTGCCACAATTGCCTTTGCGTCAAAATACGGCTGGTGGAAGGCGTTTCTGGGAGCCATTTCAGGTCTTACTCTCGTTAACCTGATAGGGGCATTGATCGGCGAAAAACTTGGCGATACTCTCCCAACAGAGCTAGTTCATAAGGCGGCTGGTATCCTCTTCATAATCTTCGGAATCCTCATGCTAATAGGAAAGCTGTGA
- the cgi121 gene encoding KEOPS complex subunit Cgi121, translating into MKIVRIERNEEEICIAKIHISDPESLLEILDETMQAVSVECWEEVAFATLLALRAFKNGRAKAKTVKGEILIRLAGTPQIRDAIAKVGARRGKNYLVAFGKGACEKLKDVIQKLKLDTVPISNCAEEELKKRFEEMALVEAK; encoded by the coding sequence ATGAAAATCGTGAGAATTGAACGAAATGAGGAAGAAATCTGTATCGCAAAGATCCATATATCAGACCCAGAGTCCCTCTTAGAAATCCTGGACGAGACCATGCAGGCGGTATCGGTGGAGTGCTGGGAGGAGGTGGCATTCGCAACCCTTCTCGCCCTTAGGGCATTCAAGAATGGAAGGGCCAAGGCCAAGACCGTGAAAGGGGAAATACTCATAAGGCTCGCAGGAACACCACAGATAAGAGACGCTATAGCCAAGGTAGGAGCCAGGAGGGGGAAGAATTATCTTGTGGCTTTCGGGAAAGGAGCCTGTGAAAAACTGAAGGATGTGATTCAAAAACTTAAGCTCGATACCGTTCCTATAAGCAACTGTGCAGAGGAGGAGCTGAAGAAGAGGTTCGAAGAGATGGCACTCGTCGAGGCAAAGTAA
- a CDS encoding MFS transporter, with the protein MGRWRLVILDTLLMTAGFGTLTMMGVAKNEVITHFGISGDLYEWQHIAYVFGLFIAFLLGHTRIYEGSFKRSVAIALSWAAIPQIIIPFIGNWYVVVFLRFVQGFVVTLVPLFSTQIARYFVAERPFAKGIILSGIFWGGVFGSMSARYLLGYVEWKVGFIITGIIMYTILLLWWILTEDFEIRHAPSEEVRVSVWKMPFTWLLGFTFFPALWVIFTIIGFSTSLGYEMGWTKEHVATLSTSLNVSKALWSIAMGFVGYQLSRKNTNPRGLFNAVVKVMIASYFIAFLGLLVYSKAMLSGNYSLALASLVLVGALQGTGPAFWTSAPATYPKDIVPRANFALGLISNSANAVAPTVTELLARHGEAIALAELTFMPLLGIAALIAVSRMKLPVEELGE; encoded by the coding sequence ATGGGTAGATGGCGTCTTGTAATCCTTGATACGCTTCTCATGACGGCCGGATTCGGAACGCTCACCATGATGGGGGTCGCCAAGAACGAGGTGATAACGCACTTCGGTATATCCGGGGACCTGTACGAGTGGCAACACATAGCTTACGTCTTTGGCCTATTCATAGCCTTCCTCCTTGGCCACACGAGGATTTATGAAGGCTCCTTTAAGAGGAGCGTGGCCATAGCCCTCAGCTGGGCCGCAATTCCCCAGATAATTATACCGTTTATCGGCAACTGGTACGTTGTCGTATTTCTGCGCTTCGTTCAGGGATTCGTGGTAACCCTCGTCCCCCTCTTCAGCACCCAGATAGCCCGCTACTTTGTGGCCGAAAGGCCCTTTGCCAAAGGCATAATCCTGTCGGGAATATTCTGGGGCGGCGTCTTCGGAAGCATGAGCGCCCGCTACCTCCTTGGATACGTTGAATGGAAGGTGGGCTTCATCATAACGGGCATTATAATGTACACCATCCTTCTCCTCTGGTGGATTCTCACCGAGGACTTCGAGATTCGCCATGCCCCCTCAGAAGAGGTCAGGGTGAGCGTCTGGAAGATGCCCTTCACATGGCTCCTCGGCTTCACCTTCTTCCCGGCTCTCTGGGTCATATTCACCATAATAGGCTTCTCCACGAGCCTTGGCTACGAGATGGGATGGACAAAGGAGCACGTTGCCACGTTGAGCACGAGCCTTAATGTTTCCAAGGCCCTCTGGAGTATAGCGATGGGCTTCGTCGGATACCAGCTGTCGCGGAAGAATACCAATCCCCGAGGCCTCTTCAATGCCGTAGTGAAGGTTATGATAGCTTCATACTTTATAGCCTTCCTGGGCCTCCTCGTATACTCCAAGGCCATGCTCTCGGGCAACTACTCCCTCGCCCTCGCCAGCCTAGTGCTCGTTGGGGCCCTTCAGGGAACCGGACCTGCCTTCTGGACTAGCGCTCCGGCAACGTATCCCAAGGACATCGTACCGAGGGCAAACTTCGCCCTTGGCCTGATATCCAACTCAGCCAACGCGGTTGCCCCGACGGTTACGGAGCTCCTCGCCCGGCACGGTGAAGCTATAGCACTCGCGGAGCTCACCTTCATGCCTCTCCTTGGCATAGCCGCCCTCATAGCCGTTAGCAGGATGAAGCTTCCGGTGGAGGAGCTCGGTGAGTAA
- a CDS encoding ribbon-helix-helix domain-containing protein, with the protein MSRMKIISVQLPPSLIHGLDALVKRGLYPNRSEAIRNAIRELLKRELYKEEIERESLPEYIVR; encoded by the coding sequence ATGAGCAGAATGAAGATAATCAGCGTGCAGCTGCCTCCGAGCCTTATACATGGGCTTGATGCCCTCGTTAAAAGGGGGCTATATCCCAACAGGAGCGAAGCTATTCGGAATGCCATTCGGGAGCTCCTTAAGAGAGAGCTCTACAAAGAAGAAATTGAGAGGGAATCCCTTCCCGAATACATTGTTAGATAA